The Enterococcus rotai genome includes a window with the following:
- a CDS encoding DNA replication initiation control protein YabA produces the protein MDKRSLYDGLSSLETDLQGTLGQLSEIKEALHELVEKNTTLEIENQRLREHLQELTKLASDPNDPAKQELSKSRMNLEKLYEEGFHVCNILYGSRRENDEECAFCLDVIYGERYK, from the coding sequence ATGGATAAACGTTCTTTATACGATGGTCTGAGTTCATTAGAGACGGATCTACAAGGAACTTTGGGACAATTATCAGAGATTAAAGAAGCTCTTCATGAGCTAGTCGAAAAAAATACAACACTTGAAATCGAAAATCAACGCTTACGCGAACATTTGCAGGAGCTGACTAAATTAGCTAGCGACCCAAATGATCCAGCTAAGCAAGAGCTTTCTAAATCTCGTATGAATTTGGAAAAGCTATATGAAGAAGGATTTCATGTCTGCAATATTTTATATGGCTCACGCCGTGAAAATGATGAAGAATGTGCATTTTGTTTAGATGTTATTTATGGTGAACGATACAAATAA
- a CDS encoding O-methyltransferase, translating into MIYLDNLFAAVDDYFIEKLVENDPIFDQILVNNQKHQLPPHDVSPSQGKFLYLLAKIKGAKRILEIGTLGGYSTLWFAKALDHDGKVVSLEFDKKHAEVAKENLALAGVADKATILIGAASDSLEKMVTSPEPAFDLIFIDADKENNSVYLKYALQLACPGTIIIGDNVVRDGAVIDPNSADGRVIGVRSFVDDLSDCPTLTSTAIETVGVKGYDGFTISIVEK; encoded by the coding sequence GTGATTTATTTGGACAACTTATTTGCAGCAGTTGATGATTATTTTATTGAAAAACTGGTTGAAAATGATCCTATTTTTGATCAAATTTTGGTTAATAATCAAAAGCACCAGTTACCTCCTCACGATGTGTCCCCTTCCCAAGGGAAATTTTTATATCTTCTCGCAAAAATTAAAGGGGCCAAGCGGATTTTAGAAATTGGTACACTTGGTGGATACAGTACACTTTGGTTTGCGAAAGCATTAGATCACGATGGAAAAGTAGTCTCACTGGAATTTGATAAAAAACACGCTGAAGTTGCGAAAGAAAACTTGGCTCTCGCTGGTGTAGCGGATAAAGCAACCATTTTAATTGGTGCAGCTTCTGATAGCTTAGAGAAAATGGTAACCAGTCCAGAACCTGCTTTCGATTTAATTTTTATTGATGCTGATAAAGAAAATAATTCTGTTTACTTGAAATACGCACTACAACTCGCTTGTCCCGGCACTATTATTATTGGCGATAACGTTGTACGTGATGGCGCTGTTATTGATCCAAATAGTGCTGATGGACGAGTTATTGGTGTTCGATCTTTTGTAGATGACCTATCCGATTGTCCAACATTAACTTCAACTGCAATCGAAACCGTTGGTGTAAAAGGCTACGATGGATTTACGATCAGTATTGTTGAAAAATAA
- a CDS encoding YbaB/EbfC family nucleoid-associated protein: protein MMRGMGNMQGMMKQVQKMQKDMEKAQAELNVREFVGEATNQLITATFTGDRKMKDISIKEDVVDPEDVEMLQDLVIMAVNDALTKVEKETEATMGKYAKGMPGF from the coding sequence ATGATGCGAGGCATGGGAAATATGCAAGGGATGATGAAACAAGTCCAAAAAATGCAAAAAGATATGGAAAAGGCGCAAGCGGAATTAAATGTGCGTGAGTTTGTTGGTGAAGCAACAAACCAATTAATAACAGCCACTTTTACTGGTGATCGTAAAATGAAAGACATCTCTATCAAAGAAGATGTTGTGGACCCAGAAGATGTAGAAATGCTGCAAGATTTAGTGATCATGGCGGTCAATGATGCATTGACGAAAGTGGAAAAAGAAACTGAAGCAACTATGGGGAAATATGCTAAAGGAATGCCAGGATTTTAG
- a CDS encoding PSP1 domain-containing protein, with protein MVEVVGVRFREAGHIYYFAPGKSEYFYNEKVLVESQQSKQLATVAIPKKTVDPEDLPEELKPILNKASETDLEKEQKNVDDAQAALSVAKEKIRAHELEMKLIRVEYTFDRSKMVFYFTADGRIDFRELVKDLAAIFRTRIELRQIGVRDEAKILGGIGPCGRQLCCSTFLGDFMPVSIKMAKDQGLSLNPVKISGLCGRLMCCLKYENDEYEAAKKELPDYGKDVITPDGKGRVVGLNLLSRIIKVRLVGRETAVEYDYEEIKEATEKAQAEKGDHNG; from the coding sequence ATGGTAGAAGTAGTAGGAGTTCGCTTCCGCGAAGCAGGTCATATCTATTATTTTGCTCCTGGAAAATCAGAGTATTTTTATAATGAGAAAGTACTTGTGGAATCACAGCAGTCTAAACAGCTGGCCACAGTTGCGATACCTAAAAAAACAGTGGATCCGGAAGACTTACCAGAAGAACTAAAACCCATTTTAAATAAAGCATCAGAAACCGATTTAGAAAAAGAACAAAAAAACGTAGACGATGCTCAAGCTGCACTAAGCGTGGCCAAAGAAAAAATTAGAGCACATGAATTAGAAATGAAATTGATTCGTGTTGAATATACATTTGACCGCAGTAAAATGGTTTTCTATTTTACCGCAGATGGTCGCATCGACTTCCGTGAATTGGTCAAAGATTTGGCAGCCATTTTCCGTACAAGAATTGAATTACGCCAAATCGGCGTACGAGATGAAGCGAAAATTTTAGGTGGGATCGGTCCTTGTGGCAGACAATTATGCTGTTCAACTTTTCTAGGTGACTTTATGCCTGTTTCAATCAAAATGGCAAAAGATCAAGGTCTATCACTTAATCCTGTAAAAATTTCTGGTTTGTGCGGGCGCTTGATGTGCTGTTTGAAATATGAAAATGATGAATACGAAGCAGCGAAAAAGGAATTACCTGACTATGGTAAAGACGTGATCACGCCAGATGGTAAAGGTCGAGTTGTCGGATTGAACTTATTGAGCCGTATCATCAAAGTTCGTTTAGTTGGACGTGAAACCGCAGTAGAATATGATTACGAAGAAATCAAAGAAGCAACAGAAAAAGCTCAAGCCGAAAAAGGTGATCACAATGGATAA
- the holB gene encoding DNA polymerase III subunit delta', with the protein MNEAAVLNEQQPLLYQQLQKSFEHGRLAHAYLFEGDTGTGKKEFGLWMAKHIFCTNLTDNNPCNQCNNCLRINDNEHPDVMRVTPDGQTIKVDQIRALKAEFSKSGVETAQKVFLIEQADKMSIGAANSLLKFLEEPEGKVLAILETTSLAKILPTIQSRCQVLHFQPLVKEKLIHALVESGINKNTASLLTELTNSFDKAVEISQDEWFNEAREITQQWFDYLIKDDLQAFVYVQKKMVKVFKEKDQQALSFDLLLAYYRKQLTESVAQKQLKRVLEQQAGRVELILQARQKWEANVSWQSVCEQLVIRMIHPKT; encoded by the coding sequence ATGAATGAAGCAGCTGTTTTAAATGAACAACAACCGTTGCTTTACCAGCAACTTCAAAAAAGTTTTGAGCATGGTCGTCTTGCCCATGCTTATCTTTTTGAAGGCGATACAGGAACTGGTAAAAAAGAATTTGGCTTGTGGATGGCAAAACATATTTTTTGTACAAATCTGACGGATAATAATCCTTGTAATCAATGCAATAATTGTTTACGGATCAATGACAATGAACACCCAGACGTGATGCGGGTCACACCCGATGGTCAAACGATCAAAGTTGATCAAATCAGAGCGTTGAAAGCTGAATTTAGCAAAAGTGGTGTAGAGACTGCGCAAAAAGTTTTCCTAATTGAACAAGCAGATAAAATGAGTATTGGCGCCGCAAATAGCTTGTTAAAATTCTTAGAAGAACCCGAGGGCAAAGTACTGGCGATTTTAGAGACAACCTCTTTAGCAAAAATTTTACCAACAATCCAATCAAGATGCCAAGTTCTTCATTTTCAACCTTTAGTAAAGGAAAAATTGATCCATGCTTTAGTAGAGTCTGGAATCAATAAAAATACCGCCAGTCTTTTGACAGAACTGACAAATAGTTTTGACAAAGCAGTTGAAATCTCTCAAGATGAATGGTTTAATGAAGCTAGGGAAATTACTCAACAATGGTTTGACTATCTGATAAAAGATGATCTACAAGCTTTTGTCTATGTCCAAAAAAAGATGGTCAAAGTCTTTAAAGAAAAAGACCAGCAAGCGTTGAGTTTTGATTTATTACTTGCTTATTATCGCAAACAACTAACTGAAAGTGTGGCTCAAAAGCAGCTTAAACGAGTTCTGGAACAACAAGCTGGGCGAGTGGAACTGATTTTACAAGCTCGTCAAAAGTGGGAAGCCAATGTCAGTTGGCAAAGTGTTTGTGAACAATTAGTGATAAGAATGATCCACCCTAAAACATAA
- the dnaX gene encoding DNA polymerase III subunit gamma/tau has product MAYQALYRVWRSQRFDDVVGQKAITQTLKNAIIQKKTSHAYLFTGPRGTGKTSAAKIFAKAINCKHSVDGEPCNECETCIAITEGRLNDVIEIDAASNNGVEEIRDIRDKAKYAPTQAEYKVYIIDEVHMLSTGAFNALLKTLEEPPQNVIFILATTEPHKIPLTIISRTQRFDFKRISTQDIVDHLGYILKQIDVEFEEQALYVIGRAAEGGMRDALSILDQTISFSDEKVTLTDAMQVTGSLTYEMMDQYISSCVTGDVEQALEILESILSSGKEARRFLEDLLLYCRDLLMFQQAPNLLAEKVGNLTENFKSLAGQTAAEKIYQMIQILSDTQNDIRFTNNANIYLEVATVKLAKSVKKPVEISNEAQPIATAEITTLQQQIEQLQKELTELKKNGVTDKEAEPVKPTRATSSKNALRIPTELVYKVLNEATKDHLLNVKNVWEDLLQMMSVTQRAMLKASEPVAASPKGIVIAFEYEIVCGRAMEDEEMQLAVHNNLSRLVNNYAPDMVCITKESWPKLRQSFISQNKDTQGDPTTAEHPINNEENHLLEDEEPAQEVNNQVVDEAIAMFGEALVEVIND; this is encoded by the coding sequence ATGGCTTATCAAGCTTTGTATCGTGTCTGGCGTTCACAGCGTTTTGATGACGTTGTTGGACAAAAAGCAATTACGCAGACATTAAAAAATGCGATCATACAAAAGAAAACCTCGCATGCCTATCTGTTTACCGGCCCAAGAGGAACCGGGAAAACCAGTGCGGCGAAAATTTTTGCTAAAGCAATCAACTGTAAACATAGTGTAGATGGGGAACCATGTAATGAATGTGAGACGTGTATTGCGATCACTGAAGGACGCTTGAACGATGTCATTGAGATCGATGCAGCCAGTAATAATGGTGTTGAAGAAATTCGTGATATTCGCGATAAAGCCAAATATGCACCCACACAAGCTGAATATAAAGTCTATATCATCGATGAAGTACATATGTTGTCGACGGGTGCGTTTAACGCATTACTAAAAACATTAGAAGAGCCGCCGCAAAATGTTATTTTTATCTTAGCGACGACTGAACCGCATAAGATTCCATTGACGATTATTTCAAGAACGCAACGGTTTGATTTTAAACGCATCAGCACACAAGATATTGTTGATCATTTAGGGTATATTTTAAAGCAAATTGATGTTGAGTTTGAAGAACAAGCTTTATATGTGATTGGCCGAGCAGCTGAAGGTGGGATGCGGGATGCTTTGAGTATCCTAGATCAAACGATTTCATTTAGTGATGAAAAAGTTACTCTGACAGACGCAATGCAAGTTACTGGTAGTCTAACTTACGAAATGATGGATCAGTATATTTCGAGCTGTGTAACAGGTGATGTGGAGCAAGCCTTAGAAATATTAGAATCGATTCTTAGTTCGGGTAAAGAAGCTAGACGCTTTTTAGAAGATTTGTTGTTATATTGCCGTGATTTACTGATGTTTCAACAGGCGCCAAATTTATTAGCGGAAAAAGTTGGAAATTTGACTGAGAATTTCAAAAGCTTAGCGGGACAGACTGCTGCTGAAAAAATTTATCAAATGATCCAAATTTTAAGTGATACTCAAAATGATATTCGTTTTACCAATAATGCTAATATTTATCTTGAAGTAGCAACTGTTAAGTTGGCAAAATCTGTTAAAAAACCGGTAGAGATTTCCAATGAGGCACAACCAATTGCGACAGCTGAGATCACTACTTTACAACAACAAATCGAACAGCTACAAAAAGAATTAACTGAATTGAAGAAAAATGGTGTCACGGATAAAGAAGCTGAACCGGTTAAACCAACACGAGCAACTAGTAGTAAAAACGCCCTAAGGATTCCGACAGAGTTAGTTTACAAAGTACTGAATGAAGCGACGAAAGATCATTTACTGAATGTCAAAAACGTCTGGGAAGATTTATTGCAAATGATGTCTGTGACTCAACGAGCGATGTTAAAAGCGAGTGAACCAGTAGCCGCTAGTCCTAAGGGAATAGTAATTGCTTTTGAGTATGAAATCGTCTGTGGTCGTGCCATGGAAGATGAAGAAATGCAGTTGGCTGTTCACAATAATTTAAGCCGTTTGGTCAATAATTATGCACCAGATATGGTTTGTATCACGAAGGAAAGCTGGCCAAAATTACGTCAGTCCTTTATTAGCCAAAACAAAGATACTCAAGGAGATCCAACAACTGCTGAACACCCCATCAATAATGAAGAGAATCATTTATTAGAAGATGAAGAACCAGCACAAGAAGTCAATAACCAAGTAGTAGACGAAGCAATCGCGATGTTTGGCGAAGCGCTTGTTGAAGTAATAAACGATTAA
- a CDS encoding DUF6973 domain-containing protein, with protein sequence MIRKSVSKLMMLLGGIFILSMFGGTVEAAELNIDNLNSDSMVKVAKMINENYDTSIMTNEELDNLTIELLNQFPKQSTRSGVASPGKILNSKEKELAKKYPSESVNCFFYADIASNAARKTFSNATTDGTDGNAFQHFYWNILMTNRYGAGVAERWGSAHEYGTSGPYTQMDLANNAAGRNTYNDCANFTIGMKGRRPVAKDMAEWTVKMIFNRRLYKLNSSRTGLIATTGAGFTGTVYHQ encoded by the coding sequence ATGATTAGAAAAAGTGTGAGTAAGTTAATGATGTTGTTGGGAGGAATTTTTATTTTAAGTATGTTTGGTGGGACTGTTGAGGCAGCAGAACTCAATATTGACAATTTGAATAGTGATTCAATGGTTAAAGTTGCAAAAATGATTAACGAGAATTATGATACATCAATAATGACTAATGAAGAATTAGATAATCTTACAATTGAACTTTTAAACCAGTTTCCTAAACAATCAACTAGAAGCGGGGTTGCTTCTCCAGGAAAAATTCTAAATTCAAAAGAAAAAGAATTGGCTAAAAAATATCCTTCTGAATCAGTAAATTGCTTTTTTTATGCTGATATAGCTAGTAATGCAGCTAGAAAAACTTTTAGTAATGCTACTACGGACGGAACGGATGGGAATGCATTCCAGCATTTTTATTGGAATATCTTGATGACTAATAGATATGGAGCTGGGGTTGCTGAGAGGTGGGGGAGTGCTCATGAATATGGTACAAGTGGACCTTATACACAAATGGATTTAGCAAATAATGCAGCTGGGAGAAACACGTATAATGATTGTGCTAATTTTACAATAGGTATGAAAGGAAGAAGACCTGTAGCCAAAGACATGGCTGAGTGGACTGTAAAGATGATATTTAACAGACGTTTGTATAAATTGAATAGTTCTCGTACAGGATTAATCGCAACAACAGGAGCAGGATTTACGGGAACCGTTTATCATCAGTAG
- the tmk gene encoding dTMP kinase, whose protein sequence is MQGIFITIEGPDGAGKTSVLNELYPRLDLAAERSIIKTREPGGIPIAEKIRQIILDPRNQEMDERTEALLYAAARRQHLMEKVLPALEAGNIVLCDRFVDSSLAYQGAGRRIGVEAIATINEFAIEGTVPDFTIYLDVDSDTGLNRIKNHRQQQIDRLDSEGLEFHQRVRHEYLKLVEENPERITKIDARMSLENVVEATFQAIVNRYPEYFRN, encoded by the coding sequence GTGCAAGGTATTTTTATAACAATCGAAGGACCAGATGGCGCAGGAAAAACAAGTGTATTGAATGAATTATATCCAAGGCTGGATCTGGCAGCAGAAAGAAGTATCATTAAGACAAGAGAACCTGGCGGGATTCCCATTGCTGAGAAGATTCGTCAAATCATTTTAGATCCGAGAAATCAGGAAATGGATGAGCGGACCGAAGCGTTGCTTTATGCAGCGGCTAGACGTCAGCATTTGATGGAGAAGGTGTTACCTGCATTGGAGGCAGGTAATATTGTTTTATGTGATCGTTTTGTAGATAGTTCGCTAGCCTATCAAGGAGCAGGGCGACGAATCGGTGTTGAAGCAATCGCTACGATCAATGAATTTGCGATCGAAGGAACTGTACCAGATTTTACGATCTACTTGGATGTAGACTCTGATACTGGATTGAATCGCATCAAAAATCATCGTCAACAACAAATCGACCGATTGGATTCAGAAGGACTTGAGTTTCATCAACGAGTTCGCCATGAATATCTAAAATTAGTAGAAGAAAACCCAGAAAGAATCACAAAAATTGATGCCAGAATGAGTTTGGAAAATGTTGTCGAAGCAACGTTTCAAGCAATCGTAAATCGTTATCCAGAATATTTTAGAAATTAG
- a CDS encoding YiaA/YiaB family inner membrane protein, producing MKKKAYRNTPAFVFLSWGSFAFFVALMLIGLYTLKEPLMVKGYYLMGSVGLISSSFTLSKVIRDNQEDEERYNQMFRAMDGPTKNEETDTHI from the coding sequence ATGAAAAAGAAAGCTTACAGAAACACACCTGCATTTGTCTTTCTAAGTTGGGGATCATTTGCCTTTTTCGTGGCATTGATGTTGATTGGTTTGTACACCTTAAAAGAACCTTTGATGGTTAAAGGGTATTATTTGATGGGATCAGTTGGCTTGATTTCTTCGTCATTTACACTTTCAAAAGTGATCAGAGATAATCAAGAAGATGAAGAACGTTATAATCAAATGTTCCGTGCGATGGACGGACCAACTAAAAATGAAGAAACAGATACACATATCTAA
- the rsmI gene encoding 16S rRNA (cytidine(1402)-2'-O)-methyltransferase — MQKQKSFDSSSTGQLYLVPTPIGNLEDMSFRCINCLKEATIIASEDTRNTQKLLNHFEITTPQISFHEHNYKERIPQFIARLEVGEMIAQVSDAGMPSISDPGHELVEACIEAGIKVVALPGPTAGITALIASGLVPQPFTFYGFLPRKKKEQIEVLEQLKSATPTQIFYESPHRIATTVKHFSEVFGEERKAVVCRELTKLHEEYLRGTLAELREYLAEHTLKGECCLLVEGASESALPDNEDLELSIKEHIEVVMNAGSSSKEAIKEVAKLRGLKKQDVYKEYHVD; from the coding sequence ATGCAAAAACAGAAAAGTTTTGATTCATCTAGCACAGGTCAACTGTATTTAGTGCCGACACCAATCGGAAACTTGGAAGATATGAGTTTTCGCTGTATTAATTGTTTAAAAGAGGCGACGATCATTGCCAGTGAAGATACGCGAAACACGCAAAAATTGCTGAATCATTTTGAAATAACGACTCCTCAAATTAGTTTTCATGAACATAATTATAAAGAGCGTATACCGCAATTTATAGCACGATTAGAGGTGGGAGAAATGATTGCACAAGTTAGCGATGCGGGGATGCCGTCGATTAGTGATCCAGGTCATGAGTTAGTTGAAGCGTGTATCGAAGCGGGCATCAAAGTAGTTGCTTTGCCTGGACCCACAGCTGGAATCACCGCATTGATTGCTTCAGGTCTAGTTCCACAACCTTTTACATTCTATGGTTTTTTACCAAGAAAGAAAAAAGAGCAGATTGAGGTTTTGGAACAATTAAAATCCGCAACCCCAACCCAAATTTTTTATGAATCACCTCATCGAATTGCAACTACTGTAAAGCATTTTTCGGAAGTCTTTGGTGAAGAGCGAAAGGCTGTGGTGTGTCGAGAATTAACGAAACTTCATGAAGAATATCTTCGTGGTACGTTAGCTGAATTACGAGAGTATTTGGCTGAACATACGTTAAAAGGGGAGTGCTGCCTTTTAGTAGAAGGAGCTAGCGAATCAGCGCTACCTGATAATGAAGATTTAGAACTGTCTATTAAAGAGCATATTGAAGTTGTGATGAATGCTGGAAGTTCGTCAAAAGAAGCTATCAAAGAAGTAGCAAAGCTACGTGGATTGAAGAAACAGGATGTATACAAAGAGTATCATGTAGATTAA
- a CDS encoding SpaA isopeptide-forming pilin-related protein, producing MERKYNKIGMDFIFIVTLFFALISSVLFFESNAQGKELNDVIQNVKITNEKGEDQTSFKSWDIIQVHMDWSIPNGSAKAGDTTLIELPDALDLVNSLSFDMLDENGSVVATAVADKGSKTVLLTYTDFVETHSNVKGTLQFLTRFDKQMIDEYGTIKLVFPINKTTEVSTEVEVEEATDDPNEVINKWSWFSSDSRTLYWEVRVNASGQEFPNAVVTDTFQTDNYTLVPGSIKVTSAEFPDADKGIFDNPVNKTDITDQVTIKYLSNGFTVDFGDMPKGIGYLISYDTSIDHQVQDQEEFSNLATLESNQVTIDSKESKTQYSDGSGTGTGEVFTIQLLKTSEEGAVLAGAEFDVYKDSTNEKMGQIITNEQGVGEITNLLQEDYTLIETKAPIGFIIDTTPIHISSSDFQNKIAFKQVTNKAEPVRGSVQLLKIDQMTKEVLAGVIFELQDHNGNTLQTGLTTDKNGQLIVQDLVLGTYQFVETKALAGYILTKEPIPFEITLEQMGPLEVIVENKKAEATKPPQDSSENNPVDENSNSVPKNKTLPKAGETTMNYLFFLGSLCLSAIVVILFGKSKRA from the coding sequence ATGGAACGAAAATATAATAAAATAGGGATGGATTTTATTTTTATTGTCACTTTATTTTTTGCTTTGATTAGTTCGGTTTTGTTTTTCGAATCAAACGCTCAAGGAAAAGAACTAAATGATGTGATTCAAAATGTGAAAATTACCAATGAAAAGGGAGAAGATCAGACCTCGTTTAAATCATGGGATATTATTCAGGTTCATATGGACTGGAGTATTCCAAATGGAAGTGCCAAAGCAGGGGATACAACATTGATCGAGCTGCCTGATGCGTTAGATTTGGTGAATAGTTTGAGTTTTGATATGTTAGATGAAAATGGTTCCGTTGTAGCTACAGCCGTTGCGGACAAAGGCTCAAAAACCGTTTTATTAACCTATACTGATTTTGTTGAGACTCATTCCAATGTTAAAGGAACCTTGCAATTTTTAACCCGTTTCGATAAACAGATGATCGATGAATATGGTACGATCAAACTTGTTTTTCCTATCAACAAAACAACTGAAGTGTCTACTGAAGTAGAAGTGGAAGAAGCAACTGATGATCCAAATGAAGTCATCAATAAATGGTCTTGGTTCTCATCAGATTCGCGTACACTATATTGGGAAGTTCGAGTAAACGCTAGTGGGCAGGAATTTCCTAACGCTGTAGTTACAGATACATTTCAAACGGATAACTATACGTTAGTTCCGGGATCGATCAAAGTAACGTCAGCAGAATTTCCAGATGCTGACAAGGGCATTTTTGATAATCCAGTAAATAAAACGGATATTACAGATCAAGTAACAATCAAGTATCTGTCAAATGGTTTCACGGTCGATTTTGGTGATATGCCTAAAGGAATCGGTTATCTTATTTCTTACGATACATCGATCGATCATCAGGTACAAGATCAAGAAGAATTTTCTAATCTTGCTACTTTAGAAAGTAATCAAGTAACGATCGATTCAAAAGAGTCTAAAACACAGTATTCTGATGGGAGTGGGACTGGAACAGGAGAAGTATTCACTATTCAACTGTTGAAAACATCAGAAGAAGGTGCTGTTTTGGCGGGGGCTGAATTTGATGTCTATAAAGATTCAACTAATGAGAAAATGGGTCAAATCATCACGAATGAACAAGGTGTGGGTGAAATCACTAATTTACTACAAGAAGACTATACTTTGATAGAGACGAAAGCACCTATTGGTTTTATAATTGACACTACGCCAATTCATATTTCTTCAAGTGATTTTCAAAATAAAATAGCTTTTAAACAAGTGACCAATAAAGCTGAACCAGTCCGAGGGAGTGTCCAATTGCTAAAAATCGATCAAATGACGAAAGAAGTTTTGGCAGGTGTTATTTTTGAGCTTCAAGATCATAATGGCAATACACTTCAAACAGGACTTACCACAGATAAAAATGGTCAGCTGATTGTTCAAGATCTAGTACTTGGGACGTATCAATTTGTTGAAACAAAGGCTTTAGCAGGCTATATTTTAACAAAAGAACCAATTCCCTTTGAAATTACGTTGGAACAAATGGGACCATTAGAAGTCATCGTCGAAAATAAAAAAGCAGAAGCAACCAAACCTCCACAAGATAGTAGTGAGAATAATCCTGTAGATGAAAATAGTAACAGTGTGCCAAAAAACAAGACCTTACCTAAAGCCGGGGAAACCACTATGAATTATTTATTCTTCCTTGGCAGTCTTTGTTTGAGTGCTATAGTTGTTATTCTTTTTGGAAAAAGTAAAAGGGCGTAA
- the recR gene encoding recombination mediator RecR: protein MHYPEPIAKLVESYMKLPGIGQKTAVRLAFYTLDMKEEDVNAFAKALISVKRDLHFCSICGNITEEDPCEICQDTTRDRSIILVVEEPKDVMAMEKMREYHGLYHVLHGVLSPMEGTGPEDINIASLIQRLHDDEVKEVIIATNATTEGEATAMYLSRLIKPAGIVVTRLAHGLSVGSDIEYADEVTLLKAVEGRREL, encoded by the coding sequence ATGCATTACCCAGAACCCATCGCTAAATTAGTTGAAAGCTATATGAAATTACCAGGGATTGGTCAAAAAACGGCCGTTCGTTTAGCTTTTTATACTCTAGATATGAAAGAAGAGGACGTTAATGCTTTTGCTAAGGCATTGATCAGTGTGAAACGCGATTTACATTTTTGTAGTATTTGTGGCAACATTACTGAGGAAGATCCTTGCGAAATTTGCCAAGATACAACGAGGGATCGTAGTATTATTTTAGTAGTTGAAGAACCTAAAGATGTTATGGCAATGGAGAAGATGCGCGAATATCATGGATTGTATCATGTCCTTCATGGCGTATTATCACCGATGGAAGGGACTGGCCCAGAAGATATCAATATTGCTTCGCTAATTCAACGTTTGCATGATGATGAGGTCAAAGAAGTGATTATTGCAACAAACGCCACGACAGAAGGTGAAGCGACTGCTATGTATTTATCTCGCTTGATCAAACCAGCAGGTATTGTAGTAACTAGATTAGCACACGGTTTATCTGTCGGAAGCGATATTGAATATGCAGATGAAGTGACGTTACTTAAAGCCGTAGAAGGACGTCGAGAACTTTAA
- a CDS encoding cyclic-di-AMP receptor: MKIILAIVQDKDSNRLANEFIDANIRATKLSSTGGFLKAGNSTFIVGIDDDRVEEALELIKKTCQSRKQYVSTPVTLDITMDGQVPYPVEVEVGGATVFVLPVEGFHQY; this comes from the coding sequence ATGAAAATTATTTTAGCAATTGTCCAAGATAAAGATAGTAACCGTTTAGCCAATGAATTTATTGATGCCAATATCCGTGCGACAAAACTTTCATCAACGGGCGGCTTTTTAAAAGCTGGAAATAGCACCTTTATTGTTGGGATCGACGATGACCGTGTCGAAGAAGCATTGGAATTGATTAAAAAAACCTGTCAATCTCGTAAACAATATGTGTCAACTCCTGTAACACTAGATATTACGATGGATGGACAAGTGCCTTATCCTGTCGAGGTCGAGGTCGGTGGAGCAACAGTGTTTGTTCTTCCGGTTGAAGGGTTCCATCAATATTAA